A DNA window from Sporosarcina sp. ANT_H38 contains the following coding sequences:
- a CDS encoding helix-turn-helix domain-containing protein: MEKKKYNISVEATLEVIGGKWKCVILCHLTHGKKRTSELKRLMPNITQKMLTQQLRELEADGVINRITYNQVPPKVEYELSDYGLSLEGILDSLCAWGNVHIMKVYGDKFSVLEDSILNDKLK; the protein is encoded by the coding sequence ATGGAAAAAAAGAAGTATAATATATCGGTCGAAGCGACATTAGAAGTGATCGGTGGAAAATGGAAATGTGTCATTCTATGTCATCTGACACATGGTAAAAAAAGAACAAGTGAATTGAAGCGTCTTATGCCTAACATCACACAAAAAATGCTCACGCAACAATTACGTGAACTAGAAGCAGATGGCGTTATTAACCGAATTACCTACAACCAGGTTCCACCGAAAGTAGAGTATGAATTAAGTGATTACGGTTTAAGTTTAGAGGGAATATTAGATTCGCTATGTGCATGGGGGAACGTACATATTATGAAAGTATATGGAGATAAGTTTTCCGTTCTAGAGGATAGTATTTTAAACGATAAATTAAAGTAA
- a CDS encoding MFS transporter, translating to MTLDKKRSMFALLALAVSAFAIGTTEFISVGLLPLISQDLDISITTAGLTVSLYALGVMIGAPILTSLTSRMPRKSLLLWIMVVFIIGNGIAACATSVSILLMARVISAFAHGVFMSIGSTIAADLVPENRRASAISIMFTGLTVATITGVPFGTFIGQQFGWRFAFVAIVVIGIIGFIANSLLVPSDLRQSTPTTIRDQIKLVTNSRILLVLAITALGYGGTFVVFTYLSPLLQTITGFKQGTIVIILLVYGIAIAIGNMIGGKLSNKNPIGSLFYMFIAQAIVLLILTFTAPFKIVGLVTILFMGLLAFMNVSGLQVYVVILAERFVPSAVDVASAMNIAAFNAGIAMGAYIGGVVNDSIGLIHTAWIGGTMVLIAAILTGVSRSLERKDQQRIRLS from the coding sequence ATGACTTTAGATAAAAAGAGAAGCATGTTTGCACTGCTTGCATTAGCTGTCAGTGCATTCGCTATCGGAACAACAGAATTTATAAGTGTAGGGTTGTTGCCTTTGATCTCACAAGATTTAGACATATCAATAACAACGGCAGGACTAACCGTTTCCTTGTACGCTTTGGGTGTCATGATAGGAGCCCCAATTTTAACATCGCTCACTTCAAGAATGCCAAGGAAATCATTACTACTTTGGATAATGGTAGTTTTTATTATAGGGAACGGAATTGCAGCGTGTGCAACAAGTGTTAGCATCTTACTTATGGCCCGTGTCATTTCCGCATTTGCACATGGTGTATTCATGTCGATTGGATCGACGATTGCTGCTGATTTAGTTCCGGAGAATCGGAGAGCAAGCGCGATTTCAATCATGTTTACAGGACTCACAGTTGCTACGATTACAGGCGTTCCATTTGGTACGTTTATTGGACAACAATTTGGTTGGCGCTTTGCCTTTGTGGCAATCGTAGTAATAGGGATTATAGGGTTTATCGCGAACAGTTTACTTGTTCCATCTGATTTACGGCAAAGCACTCCGACAACGATTCGAGACCAAATTAAGCTCGTAACAAATAGTCGGATATTGTTAGTATTAGCTATTACAGCACTAGGATATGGAGGAACATTTGTCGTATTTACGTACTTATCTCCATTGCTTCAGACGATAACAGGATTTAAACAAGGTACGATTGTGATAATCTTGCTTGTTTACGGTATTGCGATTGCAATTGGCAATATGATTGGCGGGAAGCTGTCAAATAAAAATCCGATTGGTTCGTTGTTCTATATGTTTATTGCTCAAGCGATTGTGCTTTTAATATTAACATTTACGGCACCATTCAAAATCGTGGGTCTGGTAACAATTCTTTTCATGGGCTTATTGGCATTTATGAACGTTTCGGGACTTCAAGTGTATGTCGTCATATTAGCCGAGCGCTTCGTTCCAAGTGCAGTAGACGTTGCTTCCGCTATGAACATAGCTGCATTTAATGCTGGAATTGCGATGGGTGCGTATATAGGTGGAGTAGTGAATGATTCAATTGGGCTCATTCACACGGCTTGGATTGGAGGTACAATGGTACTGATTGCAGCCATTTTAACGGGAGTCAGTCGGTCGCTGGAAAGAAAAGATCAGCAAAGAATTAGACTATCCTAA
- a CDS encoding aldo/keto reductase, translating to MKNLQSTTTLHNGTKMPWLGLGVFKVEEGQELINAVKTAITHGYRSVDTAAIYGNEVGVGQGVREAIEETGIAREDLFITSKVWNSELGYASTIAAYEESLTKLGLDYLDLYLIHWPVAGKYKEAWRALETLYKEGRVKAIGVSNFQIHHLEELMKDTEIKPMVNQVEYHPRLTQKELQVFCQQQDIQLEAWSPLMQGQLLDNTDLQEIADKYGKSVAQVILRWDLQNGVITIPKSTKEHRIAENASVFDFELTANDMKRIDSLNQNHRVGPDPDNFDF from the coding sequence ATGAAAAACTTACAATCGACAACAACGTTGCATAACGGTACGAAAATGCCTTGGCTAGGACTCGGGGTATTTAAAGTTGAAGAGGGTCAAGAATTAATAAATGCGGTAAAAACTGCGATAACACATGGCTATCGTAGTGTCGATACAGCTGCGATTTACGGCAATGAAGTTGGCGTAGGACAAGGTGTTCGTGAGGCGATTGAAGAAACAGGTATTGCGAGAGAAGATTTATTTATCACGTCAAAAGTTTGGAATTCAGAGTTGGGCTACGCATCAACAATTGCAGCTTATGAAGAGAGCTTAACAAAACTAGGTTTAGACTATTTGGACTTATACCTTATTCACTGGCCAGTAGCAGGTAAATATAAAGAGGCATGGAGAGCACTAGAAACACTTTATAAAGAAGGACGGGTTAAAGCGATTGGCGTAAGTAATTTCCAAATTCATCATCTTGAAGAATTGATGAAGGATACGGAGATTAAACCAATGGTGAACCAAGTGGAGTACCATCCACGTTTGACACAAAAAGAACTGCAAGTATTTTGCCAGCAGCAGGACATTCAGTTGGAAGCATGGTCTCCGCTCATGCAAGGCCAATTGCTGGATAATACAGACCTTCAAGAAATTGCAGATAAATATGGTAAATCAGTTGCCCAAGTTATTTTACGTTGGGATTTACAAAATGGCGTTATCACAATTCCGAAATCAACGAAAGAGCATCGCATAGCTGAAAATGCAAGCGTGTTTGACTTTGAATTAACGGCAAATGATATGAAACGCATCGATAGTTTGAATCAGAATCACCGAGTGGGTCCAGACCCTGATAATTTTGATTTTTAA
- a CDS encoding TetR/AcrR family transcriptional regulator, protein MENRKSQIIELALKNIREKGYLSFSYDDLAKELGVTKASIHYHFMRKEDLGLAVCTKLKEGLEKSYLNIEQAQIKIEDKPWEFMSRRAKQIGNNEVCPLSSLQADFNFLPEAMQVGVQQLSQMEIDYLEKLLEDIKQEGKLKITQDTGALAGLLISSIKGALQYRRVVGEDLYSIVFDQLKLLVHGNNEIRHK, encoded by the coding sequence ATGGAAAATAGAAAATCACAAATCATTGAGTTAGCACTTAAAAATATTCGAGAAAAGGGCTATTTGTCCTTTAGTTACGACGATTTAGCTAAGGAACTTGGTGTAACGAAAGCAAGTATTCATTATCACTTCATGAGAAAAGAGGATTTAGGTCTAGCTGTTTGTACAAAGTTAAAAGAAGGACTAGAAAAATCCTATTTGAATATTGAACAAGCCCAAATAAAAATAGAAGATAAACCATGGGAGTTTATGTCAAGAAGAGCTAAACAGATAGGCAACAATGAAGTGTGCCCATTATCTTCTTTACAAGCAGATTTTAATTTTTTACCTGAAGCTATGCAAGTAGGGGTACAGCAATTGAGTCAAATGGAAATAGATTATCTGGAAAAACTTCTTGAAGACATAAAGCAAGAAGGAAAACTCAAAATAACACAAGATACAGGAGCATTAGCTGGTCTTTTAATATCGAGTATTAAAGGCGCGCTGCAATATAGACGTGTAGTAGGAGAAGACTTGTATTCAATTGTTTTCGATCAATTAAAACTACTTGTACATGGAAATAATGAAATTAGACATAAGTGA
- the fabF gene encoding beta-ketoacyl-ACP synthase II, with translation MKRRVVVTGYGVVSPLGNDVDTLWNHIKEGKSGIGKVEADEFKEINTQIAGRIKDFPSEDYFDKKELGKYDLFVQYAYAAAKQALDQSALNSDTVNKERIGVYVGSGIGGIDTVLENHKHLLERGARKVSPFMAPMMISNMAAGIIAIKFGFKGPSFSPVSACATGNHAIGEAYLNILHGYSDAIVTGGAEASINPLSFAGFSRMRAMSTLNDSPQKASRPFDRERDGFVMSEGAGILVLEEYEHAKKRGATILGEIVGYGSTTDAHHITSPDFDGAARAMKLALEMARIKPSEVDYINAHGTSTPEGDKSETKAIKATFGAHAYQLKVSSTKSMTGHLFGAAGGIEAIITLKSILEDIAPATINYEHPDEECDLNYVPNEAMKMEINYAISNGFGFGGHNAVLAFKKFNG, from the coding sequence ATGAAACGTCGAGTAGTTGTTACGGGATATGGAGTCGTATCGCCATTAGGAAATGATGTGGATACGCTTTGGAATCATATTAAAGAAGGTAAATCTGGGATTGGAAAAGTTGAGGCAGATGAATTCAAAGAAATTAACACGCAGATTGCTGGACGTATCAAGGACTTTCCATCGGAAGATTACTTCGATAAAAAAGAATTAGGGAAATATGATTTGTTCGTGCAGTACGCTTATGCAGCGGCAAAACAAGCATTAGATCAATCAGCACTAAATTCAGACACCGTGAATAAGGAACGAATAGGGGTTTATGTGGGATCTGGGATTGGTGGAATCGATACGGTACTCGAAAATCATAAACATTTATTGGAAAGAGGCGCTAGAAAGGTCTCTCCATTTATGGCACCAATGATGATTAGCAATATGGCGGCAGGAATTATAGCTATTAAATTTGGTTTTAAAGGTCCGAGCTTTTCGCCGGTTTCTGCCTGTGCAACAGGTAACCACGCAATAGGTGAAGCATACTTGAATATTTTACATGGTTATTCCGATGCTATTGTAACGGGAGGAGCAGAAGCTTCAATAAATCCCTTATCTTTTGCTGGTTTCTCAAGAATGAGAGCAATGTCCACTTTAAATGATTCACCTCAAAAGGCGAGTCGTCCTTTTGATCGTGAGCGTGATGGATTTGTTATGTCTGAAGGTGCAGGGATTTTAGTGCTTGAAGAATATGAACATGCTAAAAAACGGGGGGCAACTATCTTGGGCGAAATCGTCGGTTACGGCTCAACAACGGATGCCCATCATATTACATCCCCTGATTTTGATGGAGCAGCAAGAGCGATGAAGTTAGCTTTAGAAATGGCAAGAATTAAACCTAGTGAAGTTGACTATATTAATGCGCATGGAACAAGCACACCAGAGGGAGATAAATCAGAAACGAAGGCTATAAAGGCTACTTTTGGGGCCCATGCCTATCAACTAAAGGTAAGCTCAACGAAATCGATGACTGGACACCTTTTCGGAGCTGCGGGTGGAATCGAAGCGATTATAACGCTTAAAAGTATACTGGAAGATATTGCTCCAGCTACTATCAATTACGAACATCCAGATGAAGAATGCGATTTGAATTACGTTCCAAACGAAGCCATGAAAATGGAAATTAACTATGCGATATCCAATGGCTTCGGTTTTGGTGGACATAATGCAGTACTTGCTTTTAAAAAATTCAATGGATAA
- a CDS encoding LTA synthase family protein encodes MKIFINKVKPILTHPTTIILVLLFMKIIAFRIVVFHNKSVFHIALIEFPLWAFLLSLIVLFVKKHMWTGIFVFNSILSILFIAIIYYTRYFSTIPSYYDLQQLYQSNSVGGTIGLLSTPYDFLFFLDLVLFIPIVRYFNSKNSRSSVKVNRRLALIFGSIGLITTLLAFRQPLIDVSYFAKENGYLQSQAVQVFTRSFGIALASDVNLSEKDVEKLKGNDYVPANKHESYGIAKDRHVFVIQVESLQGFVINRKVNNQEITPNLNALLKDSTYFDNVFQQIGAGNTSDAEWLMHTSIYPEGMDPTVNVINGEPVPSLPRTLQRNGYGTATYHADEITYWSREKLYPALGFDYVYTDIEIPAEQEIGFGPADEVLFDFASKQLPVQLKKHKKIYSNIVTLTSHTPFEMPEHLQYLRLPDSYENTYVGNYLQSVRYTDEQIGVFIETLKKEGIYDNSLILLYGDHSGVHGAPVTKDDEAILLDLLGHPYNLKDRFIVPVIFSGGGLFNGETISHLGGQIDLMPTLLNLLSIEHDAQMIGHNLFQYEHNLLGMRYHLPGSSFINDNSLYVAPSAKLPAILYNSETMKEKSRTNKTQQSIDNALQIMQQSDQILKSYSNR; translated from the coding sequence ATGAAAATATTTATCAATAAAGTAAAGCCTATTCTAACTCATCCAACTACCATAATTTTAGTATTACTCTTCATGAAAATCATCGCATTTCGTATCGTCGTTTTTCATAATAAATCTGTTTTTCATATTGCTCTCATTGAGTTTCCACTATGGGCATTCTTACTTTCCCTCATCGTTCTCTTCGTAAAAAAACACATGTGGACCGGCATCTTCGTATTCAATTCGATATTATCCATATTATTTATCGCAATTATTTACTACACACGTTACTTTTCAACAATTCCATCCTATTATGATTTACAGCAACTGTATCAATCGAATTCAGTAGGAGGAACAATCGGCCTTTTAAGCACTCCGTATGATTTTTTGTTTTTCCTAGACCTTGTACTCTTCATTCCAATAGTTCGTTATTTCAATTCAAAAAATAGTAGGTCCTCAGTTAAAGTAAATCGACGCTTGGCGCTCATATTTGGAAGTATCGGCCTCATTACAACACTACTTGCCTTTAGGCAACCTCTTATTGATGTTTCTTATTTCGCAAAAGAGAATGGCTATTTGCAGTCGCAAGCAGTGCAAGTTTTCACCCGTAGCTTCGGAATCGCACTTGCGTCTGATGTTAATTTGTCTGAGAAAGATGTTGAGAAATTGAAAGGGAATGATTACGTTCCTGCAAATAAGCATGAGTCGTACGGCATCGCTAAGGATCGACACGTATTTGTCATTCAAGTAGAGTCACTGCAAGGCTTTGTGATTAATAGAAAAGTGAATAACCAAGAAATCACACCAAATTTAAATGCCTTATTGAAGGATAGTACATATTTCGATAACGTGTTCCAGCAAATCGGTGCCGGCAATACTTCTGACGCCGAGTGGCTTATGCATACGTCCATCTACCCCGAAGGTATGGATCCGACTGTCAATGTAATTAATGGAGAGCCAGTCCCTTCTTTACCTCGAACTTTGCAAAGGAATGGTTATGGTACAGCAACTTATCATGCCGATGAAATTACCTATTGGAGCCGTGAAAAACTATATCCTGCACTCGGTTTTGACTACGTTTATACTGATATTGAAATTCCGGCTGAACAAGAAATAGGATTTGGTCCCGCGGATGAAGTACTGTTCGATTTTGCGTCTAAACAACTGCCCGTACAATTAAAAAAACATAAAAAAATATACTCAAACATCGTTACACTGACAAGCCATACACCATTTGAAATGCCTGAACACCTTCAATACCTTAGATTACCGGACAGTTACGAAAACACATATGTCGGCAATTATCTTCAATCAGTCCGCTATACAGATGAACAAATTGGCGTATTCATTGAAACGTTAAAAAAGGAAGGCATCTACGATAATTCCTTGATCCTACTATACGGGGATCATTCGGGTGTTCATGGGGCTCCTGTTACTAAAGACGACGAGGCTATTCTTTTAGATTTACTCGGTCATCCCTACAATTTGAAAGATCGTTTTATCGTACCAGTCATTTTTTCGGGTGGCGGACTTTTCAATGGGGAAACAATTAGCCACTTAGGCGGGCAAATCGATTTGATGCCCACACTGCTGAACTTACTCAGTATTGAGCATGACGCACAGATGATAGGTCACAATTTGTTTCAATATGAACATAATTTGCTCGGCATGCGTTACCATTTACCAGGCAGCTCGTTCATAAACGATAACTCGTTGTATGTCGCACCAAGTGCTAAATTACCTGCAATCCTCTACAACTCAGAAACAATGAAAGAGAAATCCCGGACGAATAAAACACAACAATCCATCGACAATGCCTTACAAATCATGCAACAGTCTGATCAAATTTTAAAATCATACAGCAATCGCTAA
- a CDS encoding MarR family winged helix-turn-helix transcriptional regulator, whose amino-acid sequence MDKKALFYKCVSFTTSVHRVTHELTKNTKSDSITPVQYNILEYIAVSQPVTPSEISDCQHISMPNTSRELKKLSEKNLIQKSSDTEDRRKQYIRLSENGETMMNESFASVEFRFLNRIQNASDEDLEAINHALDILQTKLYY is encoded by the coding sequence ATGGACAAAAAAGCTCTTTTTTATAAATGTGTGTCCTTTACAACTTCTGTTCATCGTGTGACACACGAATTAACAAAAAACACAAAATCAGATTCCATTACACCAGTTCAATATAATATTCTTGAGTATATAGCCGTTAGTCAGCCAGTTACCCCAAGTGAAATCAGTGATTGTCAGCATATATCTATGCCGAACACGAGCCGTGAACTGAAAAAATTAAGTGAAAAAAATCTAATCCAAAAATCAAGTGATACCGAAGATCGACGCAAACAATATATTCGCCTCTCAGAGAATGGAGAAACCATGATGAACGAGTCTTTTGCGTCCGTAGAGTTTCGTTTTCTAAATCGAATACAAAATGCTTCTGATGAAGATTTAGAGGCTATTAACCACGCATTAGATATTCTCCAAACAAAACTATACTATTAA
- a CDS encoding NAD(P)H-dependent oxidoreductase, producing MKTLVIYTYPNHKSLNYEFLQKVIKGSNENPNIKELQVLDLYEEKFDPLLVFNEHKRRRDMYRDSRIEKYRTQITWADKIVFVYPIWWGRPPAMLMGYIDQLFAANFAYRDKKGLLPEGLLKGKSVVCVSTMKGPTKYPLLWLNNAHKILMKRALFSFVGIKKVKFFEFGNMESSNGKQTKKLEKVYLYFKRVNH from the coding sequence ATGAAAACACTAGTTATATACACATATCCTAATCACAAAAGTTTGAATTATGAATTTCTACAAAAAGTCATCAAAGGAAGTAATGAAAATCCTAATATAAAGGAGTTACAGGTTTTAGATTTATATGAAGAAAAGTTTGACCCACTCCTAGTGTTTAATGAACATAAAAGAAGACGTGATATGTATCGTGATTCTCGCATTGAAAAATATAGAACACAAATTACTTGGGCTGATAAAATTGTCTTTGTCTATCCAATCTGGTGGGGAAGACCACCAGCTATGCTTATGGGATACATTGATCAATTATTTGCTGCAAACTTTGCCTATAGGGATAAGAAGGGACTATTACCAGAAGGACTTTTGAAAGGGAAGTCAGTCGTATGCGTGTCGACTATGAAAGGGCCAACAAAATATCCACTACTCTGGTTGAATAATGCCCATAAAATATTGATGAAAAGAGCCTTGTTTAGTTTTGTAGGGATAAAAAAAGTGAAGTTTTTTGAATTTGGTAATATGGAAAGTTCGAATGGAAAACAAACAAAAAAATTAGAGAAAGTTTATCTTTACTTCAAAAGAGTAAATCATTAA
- a CDS encoding catalase has protein sequence MSEGPSNNNKLNEEQEDTLTNRQGHPVTNNQNLRTVGNRGPAVLENYDFLEKISHFDRERVPERVVHARGAGAHGYFEAYGTAGDEPVSKYTRAKLFQEKGKQTPVFVRFSSVIHGGHSPETLRDPRGFAVKFYTEDGNWDLVGNNLKIFFIRDAIKFPDMIHAFKPDPITNIQDGERFFDFCASSPESFHMVTFVYSPWGIPANYRMMQGSGVNTYKWVNQDGVAVLVKYHWEPKQGIKNLTQQQASEIQGTSFNHATQDLHDAIKDGDYPEWELIVQIMSDDEHPELDFDPLDDTKLWPEDQFPWLPVGKMILNKNPEDYFTEVEQVAFGTGVLVDGLDFSDDKMLQGRTFSYSDTQRHRVGANYLQLPINSPKKRVATNQSGGQMQYKLDRAPGQNPHINYEPSILGGLKEAVQDGIEYTPYIKGNLVRESIDRQSNTKQAGETYRNFEEWERADLISNLVSDLSNCDQRIQDKMMALAEEADEEYGRRLREGLAQASKTGSSQKPLGNRDGDKAPEKAVKKGHDADPY, from the coding sequence TTGTCAGAAGGTCCATCCAATAACAACAAGTTGAATGAAGAGCAAGAAGACACATTGACGAATAGACAGGGACATCCTGTTACAAACAACCAGAATTTAAGGACTGTCGGTAATCGAGGCCCTGCTGTTTTGGAAAACTATGATTTCCTAGAAAAAATCAGTCACTTTGACAGAGAACGGGTTCCTGAACGCGTTGTCCACGCACGTGGAGCTGGTGCGCACGGCTATTTCGAAGCTTATGGAACAGCCGGTGACGAACCGGTTTCCAAGTATACACGCGCCAAGCTATTTCAGGAAAAAGGGAAACAGACGCCTGTTTTCGTCCGCTTTTCATCCGTTATTCATGGTGGACATTCACCTGAAACACTTCGTGATCCCCGTGGGTTTGCTGTAAAGTTTTATACAGAGGACGGTAACTGGGATCTCGTCGGAAATAATTTAAAAATATTCTTTATCCGTGATGCTATTAAGTTCCCTGATATGATTCATGCTTTTAAACCAGACCCGATTACGAATATTCAAGATGGCGAACGCTTTTTTGACTTTTGCGCCAGCTCTCCTGAATCATTCCATATGGTGACGTTCGTATATTCACCTTGGGGTATTCCCGCCAACTACCGAATGATGCAAGGCTCTGGAGTCAATACGTATAAATGGGTGAACCAAGATGGCGTAGCAGTACTTGTCAAGTATCATTGGGAACCGAAACAAGGCATTAAAAACTTGACCCAACAACAAGCAAGTGAAATTCAAGGGACAAGTTTCAATCATGCTACACAAGATTTACATGATGCGATCAAGGATGGGGATTATCCTGAATGGGAGTTGATCGTCCAAATAATGAGCGACGATGAACATCCGGAACTCGATTTCGATCCTCTTGATGATACAAAATTATGGCCCGAAGATCAGTTTCCTTGGTTGCCTGTGGGCAAAATGATCTTAAACAAAAACCCAGAAGATTACTTTACTGAAGTAGAACAAGTTGCATTCGGTACAGGTGTCCTTGTCGATGGTCTTGATTTCTCTGATGATAAGATGCTTCAAGGACGCACTTTCTCCTACTCCGATACGCAGCGTCATCGCGTTGGTGCCAACTATTTGCAGCTACCCATCAATTCTCCGAAAAAACGTGTCGCAACGAATCAGAGTGGTGGACAAATGCAGTACAAACTTGATCGGGCTCCTGGTCAGAACCCGCATATAAATTATGAGCCGTCAATTTTGGGCGGATTAAAAGAGGCAGTACAAGATGGAATAGAATATACACCTTATATTAAAGGGAACCTAGTACGGGAGTCGATTGACCGACAAAGCAATACAAAACAAGCCGGAGAGACTTATCGCAATTTTGAAGAATGGGAAAGAGCTGACTTGATTTCAAACTTAGTTTCTGACCTTTCGAATTGTGATCAGCGTATTCAAGACAAAATGATGGCACTTGCTGAAGAAGCCGATGAAGAATACGGGCGCCGTTTACGTGAAGGCTTGGCACAAGCTTCCAAAACAGGCTCAAGTCAAAAACCACTCGGGAATAGAGATGGTGACAAAGCACCTGAAAAAGCCGTGAAAAAAGGCCATGACGCCGATCCATATTAA
- a CDS encoding YitT family protein, which produces MYILQKALTIFIGSILVAIGVNGFLVPFELLDGGAIGISLIIHYAMGVKVGFTFLIVGIPIFMLAWKYYRSFFYNGIHGMLLSSLIIDLLYPLNVVGKDLVENPLISAICGGMFIGVGVGIMLRQDISIGGTDLLAQMIARKLAINPGVMIFCVDILIVTMGSLLIPSIDLLLSYTTVLTVGITTSLIVLKSAKA; this is translated from the coding sequence GTGTACATATTGCAAAAGGCGTTGACGATATTTATTGGAAGCATATTAGTCGCAATTGGCGTGAATGGATTTCTTGTTCCATTCGAGTTGTTGGATGGTGGTGCGATTGGTATTAGTCTAATCATCCATTATGCGATGGGTGTCAAAGTGGGGTTTACATTTCTTATTGTAGGCATTCCAATTTTTATGCTAGCTTGGAAGTATTACCGTTCATTCTTTTATAACGGAATCCACGGCATGTTACTTTCATCACTAATCATTGATTTGTTATATCCATTGAACGTGGTTGGAAAGGACTTGGTAGAAAATCCCCTGATAAGCGCAATATGTGGCGGGATGTTTATTGGTGTAGGAGTGGGCATCATGCTTCGTCAAGACATTAGTATTGGGGGGACAGATTTACTTGCACAAATGATCGCAAGGAAACTGGCCATTAATCCGGGGGTTATGATTTTTTGCGTGGATATACTGATTGTTACAATGGGTAGCTTATTGATTCCTTCTATTGATTTACTATTGTCGTATACGACGGTGTTAACGGTCGGGATTACAACGAGTCTGATTGTCTTGAAATCTGCAAAAGCATAG
- a CDS encoding DsbA family protein: MKNNMMCDLETGICGPGGGGDTVMQFIDLSAPQKKVDLYYVTDPICSHCWALEPVLRRFEALYGHYFNAHTVMGGLLENWDGFADTTNGITSPADVAGHWREVGDHSRMPIDGGLWHDNPIESSFTPSRVFKVIHKQNPELANTFLRRAREALFAFNRNIAHDDLLIDLVNKVGLNGDDIVKQSKLPEADTSLQEDFQLVRQLGVRGFPTIVMLNEEKKGVKIVGARALEQYMAALQQMLPGENLQPKKQQNLQSLIQKEKLLFSREIEEFYAIEQKDVEVFVSEQMANTNYEMKEVLGERYITIIG; this comes from the coding sequence ATGAAAAATAATATGATGTGCGATTTAGAAACTGGTATATGTGGACCCGGTGGCGGTGGCGATACCGTAATGCAATTCATCGATCTCTCTGCACCTCAAAAGAAGGTCGACTTATATTATGTCACGGATCCGATTTGTTCCCATTGTTGGGCATTGGAACCCGTTCTCCGTAGATTCGAGGCGCTATATGGCCATTACTTCAACGCGCATACAGTAATGGGTGGATTATTGGAAAACTGGGATGGCTTTGCGGACACTACAAATGGTATCACTAGCCCTGCTGACGTCGCTGGGCACTGGAGAGAAGTTGGTGATCATTCCCGCATGCCGATTGATGGGGGTCTTTGGCATGATAATCCAATTGAATCTTCCTTTACCCCTTCTCGTGTATTCAAAGTGATTCATAAGCAAAATCCAGAACTTGCAAACACATTTTTACGCCGCGCGCGTGAAGCCCTTTTCGCCTTCAATAGAAACATTGCGCACGATGACTTATTAATCGATCTTGTCAATAAAGTTGGTCTTAATGGAGATGACATCGTCAAACAATCAAAACTTCCGGAAGCTGACACTTCATTGCAAGAAGACTTTCAACTCGTTCGTCAACTAGGTGTCCGTGGATTCCCGACAATCGTTATGTTGAATGAAGAGAAAAAGGGCGTCAAGATTGTCGGTGCACGTGCACTTGAACAATACATGGCGGCTCTTCAGCAAATGCTTCCTGGGGAGAATCTACAACCGAAAAAGCAGCAAAATTTACAGTCTCTTATCCAAAAAGAAAAATTGTTATTCTCACGTGAAATCGAAGAATTTTATGCGATTGAACAAAAAGACGTTGAAGTATTCGTAAGTGAACAAATGGCCAATACAAATTACGAAATGAAAGAAGTTCTTGGTGAACGGTATATTACGATCATCGGATAA